From Micromonospora rifamycinica, a single genomic window includes:
- a CDS encoding SigE family RNA polymerase sigma factor codes for MDEDDRARLAEFVASRAPALMRVAYLLTGDRHAAEDLFQSALAKTIPRWRDLRHTDPEGYLRTVMYREQVSWWRRLRRYRETLLTGGDDRAGPDLFGGTDVRLAMRAALRALPAAQRTVVVLRYYEDLTETQVAAALGCSVGTVRSRTHRAVARLRQLLPDIELLEVRR; via the coding sequence GTGGACGAGGACGATCGAGCCCGGCTGGCCGAGTTCGTGGCCAGCCGGGCACCGGCCCTGATGCGGGTCGCGTACCTGCTCACCGGGGACCGGCACGCCGCCGAGGACCTGTTCCAGTCGGCGCTGGCCAAGACCATTCCGCGCTGGCGTGATCTGCGCCACACCGATCCGGAAGGCTACCTGCGCACGGTCATGTACCGGGAGCAGGTCAGCTGGTGGCGGCGACTGCGCCGGTACCGGGAGACGTTGCTCACCGGCGGCGACGACCGGGCCGGGCCGGACCTGTTCGGCGGCACCGACGTACGGCTGGCGATGCGGGCCGCGCTGCGCGCCCTGCCGGCGGCCCAGCGCACGGTCGTGGTCCTGCGCTACTACGAGGACCTGACCGAGACCCAGGTGGCCGCCGCGCTCGGCTGCTCGGTCGGGACCGTGCGCAGCCGCACCCACCGGGCCGTGGCCCGGCTGCGGCAACTCCTGCCGGACATCGAACTGCTGGAGGTACGGCGGTGA